One Psychrobacillus glaciei genomic region harbors:
- a CDS encoding amino acid ABC transporter ATP-binding protein, with amino-acid sequence MISIKNVNKSFGDHHVLTDVSLEIPKSNVVALIGPSGAGKSTLIRTINALEPIDNGEITVDGISIHDKKTDINVARTNIGFVFQSFNLFPFLTALENVTMAPMKVKGLSKEAAEKRGKELLVSLGLGDKFDAYPSRLSGGQQQRVAIARALAMDPTVMLFDEPTSALDPEMVTEVLDAIRKLAKDGMTMVVVTHEMGFAKEICDEIVFMAEGKIVERAAPSKFFTNPDTQRAQDFLSKVLNH; translated from the coding sequence ATGATATCTATTAAAAATGTCAATAAAAGCTTCGGCGACCACCACGTCCTAACCGACGTTTCGCTCGAAATACCAAAATCGAATGTTGTCGCATTAATTGGACCAAGTGGAGCAGGGAAATCCACACTCATTCGGACAATCAATGCATTAGAACCAATCGACAACGGAGAAATCACAGTCGATGGAATATCCATCCATGACAAAAAAACGGACATCAACGTAGCACGTACAAATATCGGTTTCGTATTCCAAAGTTTCAACCTATTTCCGTTCTTAACGGCACTAGAAAATGTCACAATGGCACCAATGAAAGTAAAAGGACTAAGCAAAGAAGCAGCTGAAAAAAGAGGGAAAGAACTACTCGTTTCCCTTGGATTAGGTGACAAATTCGATGCCTACCCTAGCCGACTTTCTGGTGGTCAGCAACAACGTGTAGCTATAGCGCGTGCACTAGCAATGGATCCAACCGTCATGCTATTTGACGAACCGACATCCGCACTCGACCCAGAAATGGTAACCGAAGTGCTCGATGCCATTCGAAAACTAGCAAAAGACGGCATGACCATGGTCGTCGTAACACACGAAATGGGCTTCGCCAAAGAAATATGCGACGAAATCGTATTCATGGCAGAAGGCAAAATAGTCGAACGCGCAGCGCCATCGAAATTCTTCACAAACCCAGACACACAACGCGCCCAAGACTTCCTATCCAAAGTCCTAAACCACTAG
- a CDS encoding amino acid ABC transporter permease, protein MTYDWSVIPRNMDVFIYGALKTLEISALAILIAIPIGIIFGLGRISKNKFFKLISSVYVEIIRGVPLLVLLLWIFFVLGQFFSLGSFWGAIVGLAIFAGAFIAEIVRTGIQAVPRGQMEAARSLGMSHGKAMTHIILPQAFRRVLPPLASQFIMLIKDSSLISVIAAGELTLAAKNLVATSFRSIEVWTFVALIYFLMTFSLSLIIRYFEKRLLKSEA, encoded by the coding sequence ATGACTTATGACTGGAGTGTAATCCCGCGTAATATGGACGTCTTTATCTATGGGGCGCTTAAAACACTGGAAATTTCGGCGTTAGCAATTCTTATTGCGATTCCAATAGGTATTATCTTTGGCTTGGGACGTATCTCGAAAAATAAATTTTTTAAATTAATATCTTCTGTTTATGTAGAAATTATTCGCGGCGTGCCGCTGCTTGTACTACTTCTTTGGATATTCTTTGTACTAGGACAATTCTTCAGCCTAGGTTCTTTCTGGGGGGCTATAGTAGGACTTGCGATATTTGCAGGTGCATTTATAGCTGAAATCGTACGTACTGGAATTCAAGCGGTACCGAGAGGACAAATGGAAGCGGCACGATCACTTGGAATGTCCCATGGAAAAGCGATGACACATATTATATTGCCGCAAGCATTTAGACGCGTATTGCCGCCACTTGCATCCCAATTTATTATGTTAATTAAAGATTCATCGCTCATATCCGTAATAGCGGCTGGAGAATTAACGCTAGCTGCAAAAAACTTAGTGGCAACATCATTCCGTTCAATCGAAGTATGGACATTTGTTGCGCTAATCTATTTCCTCATGACATTCAGCTTATCGCTAATCATTCGATACTTCGAAAAACGATTACTGAAGAGTGAAGCATAA
- a CDS encoding DUF1761 domain-containing protein — protein sequence MTIDWGNLNYVAIIIGGFLYMIYGTIYYSILLSNKKGQQTKGPIKYIYSVIIAFISSFLVAILINTTGAETLLQGALIGFIIGIIIKMVYVKNALFGLISMKSTIIAICDHVIIFTLLGALHGWLS from the coding sequence ATGACGATTGACTGGGGTAACTTGAATTACGTAGCTATAATTATAGGTGGATTCTTATACATGATTTACGGTACAATCTATTATTCAATCTTATTATCAAATAAAAAAGGACAACAAACGAAAGGGCCGATAAAATACATTTATTCGGTCATCATTGCATTCATCAGTTCATTTCTTGTAGCCATTCTAATCAATACAACGGGAGCAGAAACCCTTCTTCAAGGTGCACTAATCGGCTTCATCATCGGAATTATCATTAAAATGGTCTATGTAAAAAATGCATTGTTTGGTCTCATCTCTATGAAATCAACAATAATCGCGATTTGCGATCACGTCATCATCTTTACTTTACTCGGCGCTCTTCACGGCTGGTTATCTTAA
- a CDS encoding SRPBCC family protein, which yields MLTWHKEIIIPTAIDRVWNLFELDQIQRIMPNVVKHKPLEIKEEVIGSTYEQTYREGKRTETYIVTDIEYENTKQKKHKKVEFALAKAFKIQTAFTLIKLDDKSTKFIYTGQNEGLNLMGKTFIKLGSKKRNDKVVDAFVELVRSEALKDS from the coding sequence TTGTTAACTTGGCACAAAGAAATTATCATTCCAACAGCAATTGACCGAGTATGGAATCTCTTTGAATTGGATCAAATTCAAAGAATTATGCCAAACGTCGTCAAGCATAAACCGTTAGAAATAAAAGAAGAAGTTATCGGTTCAACATACGAACAAACCTATCGAGAAGGCAAAAGAACCGAAACGTATATCGTGACGGATATCGAATATGAAAATACCAAACAAAAGAAACATAAAAAAGTAGAGTTTGCATTAGCAAAAGCGTTTAAAATCCAAACAGCATTTACCCTCATCAAACTAGATGATAAATCCACGAAATTTATTTATACTGGCCAGAATGAAGGATTAAATCTGATGGGAAAAACGTTCATCAAACTAGGTTCAAAGAAGAGAAACGATAAAGTAGTAGACGCGTTTGTCGAATTGGTTCGTTCAGAAGCACTTAAAGATTCATAA
- a CDS encoding helix-turn-helix domain-containing protein has product MEFPKEEVGKRVRYLRRLQGLTSDELAKLTGVSQSMISQIERGQVSPSLETLWKLSHSLKVPVFSFFEPEESNAVTICRSGEEKLIKRVRPNVSYQLLSPGTGKQMSFFKMVVEPGEELDTPFMYHSGEECGIMLCGSIRIEVEGETHMIYEGDSIYFDSSLPHRFMNTGKVDAVAIWAMTHSF; this is encoded by the coding sequence ATGGAATTTCCTAAAGAAGAAGTCGGCAAGCGAGTCAGATATTTACGTAGGCTACAAGGCTTAACATCAGATGAGCTTGCTAAACTTACCGGAGTCAGCCAAAGTATGATTTCACAAATAGAGCGAGGTCAAGTGTCCCCTTCGTTGGAAACCCTTTGGAAGTTAAGTCATAGTTTGAAGGTTCCAGTGTTTTCCTTTTTTGAACCAGAAGAATCAAATGCTGTGACGATTTGCCGGTCTGGCGAGGAGAAACTGATTAAACGTGTTCGGCCGAATGTAAGTTATCAATTGTTATCTCCTGGCACAGGGAAGCAAATGAGCTTTTTCAAGATGGTCGTCGAGCCCGGTGAGGAATTAGATACACCGTTTATGTATCATTCGGGTGAGGAATGCGGGATTATGCTGTGTGGTAGCATACGTATTGAGGTCGAGGGTGAGACGCATATGATTTATGAAGGCGATAGTATTTACTTTGATAGCTCGCTGCCACACCGGTTTATGAATACTGGTAAAGTGGACGCTGTGGCGATTTGGGCGATGACGCATAGCTTTTAG
- a CDS encoding transporter substrate-binding domain-containing protein: MKLRKWLAALLMITVLMVAGCSNDSGGVSTENSTLQKVLKNKKLVIGMSSGYFPFDMKDPKGDFVGYDVDFANALGKALGVKVEYKQFTFDGLIPALQTGEIDMIFAGMTIRGDRALAVSFANPYFKTGQAVMLPSSDKKTKTWQELDVKGNKIAVGIGTTGALLAKDVFKNAEVLDFEDFPAAAAALGLGKANAVVYDEPAIAVWNLKNAGQVQELEGLISSENLGIAVKKNDFETVQWINSFLNSYIESPSELASRHKWFETSDWLSEVVEE, encoded by the coding sequence ATGAAATTGAGAAAATGGTTAGCAGCACTATTAATGATTACCGTTTTAATGGTTGCAGGATGTAGCAATGATTCTGGGGGCGTATCAACAGAAAACTCGACATTACAAAAAGTATTAAAAAATAAAAAATTGGTTATTGGGATGTCTTCTGGGTATTTCCCGTTTGATATGAAAGATCCAAAAGGCGACTTCGTTGGGTATGATGTAGATTTCGCAAACGCACTAGGGAAAGCACTAGGAGTAAAAGTAGAATATAAACAATTTACATTTGATGGTTTAATTCCTGCACTTCAAACAGGAGAAATTGATATGATTTTCGCTGGTATGACAATTCGTGGAGATCGTGCATTAGCAGTAAGTTTTGCAAACCCTTACTTTAAAACAGGTCAAGCAGTAATGTTGCCTTCGTCTGATAAGAAAACAAAAACATGGCAAGAACTTGATGTAAAAGGGAACAAAATTGCGGTAGGTATCGGAACAACTGGTGCCTTACTTGCGAAAGATGTATTCAAAAACGCAGAAGTTCTAGATTTTGAAGATTTCCCAGCTGCAGCAGCGGCTCTAGGTCTAGGTAAAGCAAATGCAGTTGTATATGACGAGCCTGCAATCGCAGTTTGGAACCTTAAAAATGCTGGCCAAGTTCAAGAGTTAGAAGGATTAATTTCTTCTGAAAACCTTGGTATCGCTGTGAAGAAAAATGATTTCGAAACAGTACAATGGATTAACTCATTCCTAAACAGCTATATTGAAAGTCCATCGGAATTAGCTTCTCGTCACAAATGGTTTGAAACTTCTGATTGGTTAAGTGAAGTAGTAGAAGAATAG
- the argB gene encoding acetylglutamate kinase, which translates to MTTFKSMQHTAPKRIVIKLGGSMLERLNENFFTNFKKLQAAGNELIIVHGGGPAINEALAKNNITSTTVNGIRVTSAEAVGIVQSTLIGKVNPALVYELNKSGIAAIGLNGYDSKLLQCTILHKETYGFVGEIKKVNSSLLKTLLANGITPVISSISCTEEGTPLNINADTVASEIALAIKAESLQFVTDIPGIQIKGEVQQIATPSAISDWMVSGDVYGGMIPKVTAALDCLEAGIPSVQIVGDQLEGTTIIQQEVIV; encoded by the coding sequence ATGACTACGTTCAAATCAATGCAACATACCGCTCCTAAACGCATCGTCATCAAGCTAGGGGGAAGTATGCTCGAACGTCTGAATGAAAACTTTTTCACCAATTTCAAGAAACTTCAAGCTGCTGGCAATGAACTCATCATCGTCCACGGTGGAGGCCCTGCAATCAATGAAGCGCTAGCCAAAAATAACATCACTTCGACCACTGTAAACGGCATCCGCGTAACATCTGCAGAAGCAGTCGGTATCGTCCAGTCGACACTCATCGGCAAAGTTAATCCCGCTCTCGTTTATGAGCTGAATAAAAGTGGCATTGCTGCAATCGGCTTAAACGGCTACGACAGCAAGTTATTACAATGCACTATATTGCATAAAGAAACATACGGCTTCGTCGGGGAAATAAAAAAAGTGAATAGCTCACTACTAAAAACACTACTCGCGAATGGCATCACGCCAGTCATCTCTAGTATTAGCTGCACCGAAGAAGGTACGCCACTAAACATCAACGCCGACACCGTAGCGAGCGAAATTGCTCTAGCGATAAAAGCAGAAAGTCTGCAATTTGTAACAGACATCCCAGGCATCCAAATCAAAGGGGAAGTACAACAAATTGCCACCCCTTCTGCAATCTCAGATTGGATGGTATCAGGTGACGTCTACGGAGGTATGATACCAAAAGTAACTGCTGCACTAGATTGCTTAGAAGCCGGAATTCCATCTGTCCAAATAGTTGGAGATCAACTAGAAGGAACAACCATTATTCAGCAGGAGGTAATCGTATGA
- the argC gene encoding N-acetyl-gamma-glutamyl-phosphate reductase, with translation MKVGIIGATGYGGLELIRLLHNHPEIENIDLFTSSDEGNNFSNKYTHLLNIHDEPLLKIEHAKLAHYDVIFTSTPSGISRELLPSLIGKGPKLIDLSGDFRLKDPAQYEHWYKKTPAPTQALEKSVYGLTEWNRKAIEHATIIANPGCYPTAVLLSLLPLIKENLIDATQLIIDAKSGISGAGNKPTQMTHFSETNENTAIYKLHQHQHIPEIEQAIETFTNQSTLITFTTHLVPMTRGILTTSYAHVNEGITEKHLTNALQDTYANQPFVRIIEQTDKFGTNQVYGSNFCDIHVKVDPRTNRATIVSVIDNLVKGAAGQAIQNMNVQCNLDQTTGLSLVPLFI, from the coding sequence ATGAAAGTTGGTATTATTGGTGCGACAGGATATGGCGGTCTTGAACTAATAAGATTACTACATAATCATCCGGAGATCGAAAACATTGACCTATTCACCTCTTCGGATGAAGGAAACAACTTTTCAAATAAATATACACATTTACTGAATATCCATGACGAACCGCTTCTTAAAATAGAGCATGCCAAACTCGCGCACTACGATGTAATTTTCACAAGCACACCATCGGGGATTTCGAGAGAGTTGCTCCCATCTTTAATAGGGAAAGGTCCGAAACTCATCGATTTGTCAGGCGACTTCCGTCTAAAAGACCCAGCTCAATACGAACATTGGTACAAAAAAACTCCTGCACCAACTCAAGCACTAGAAAAAAGTGTATACGGTTTAACCGAATGGAACAGGAAGGCGATAGAACACGCAACCATAATCGCAAACCCTGGTTGCTATCCGACCGCTGTTTTGCTCTCGCTACTCCCGCTTATCAAAGAAAACTTAATTGATGCAACACAACTCATCATCGACGCCAAAAGTGGCATCTCAGGAGCAGGAAATAAACCAACACAAATGACCCATTTCAGTGAAACGAATGAAAACACCGCCATCTACAAATTACATCAACACCAACATATACCAGAAATTGAGCAAGCAATCGAAACCTTTACAAACCAATCAACGCTTATCACATTCACGACTCATCTCGTGCCGATGACAAGAGGGATTCTCACGACGAGCTATGCTCACGTAAACGAAGGAATAACCGAAAAACATCTCACAAACGCATTACAAGACACATACGCTAATCAACCATTCGTCCGGATCATCGAACAAACCGACAAATTCGGAACAAACCAAGTATACGGCTCCAACTTCTGCGACATTCACGTTAAGGTAGACCCGCGTACAAACCGAGCAACAATAGTCTCTGTCATTGACAATTTAGTCAAAGGAGCAGCTGGCCAGGCAATTCAAAATATGAACGTTCAATGCAATCTAGATCAAACAACCGGTCTCTCGCTCGTCCCTTTATTCATTTAA
- a CDS encoding PD-(D/E)XK nuclease family transposase has translation MKLVYSVKEDEEQYCARKVHPKGFKPVLLNGLLDLKVDYAFKQLFGSEKNKEITIVFLNSILKRTGADGIKDIKFENTEMGREYEEDKLSMLDILEEGIEKGIENGISKVIMNMSKNGAFLETISQLTVIPIEQIEGLINFMS, from the coding sequence GTGAAGCTTGTTTATTCAGTAAAAGAGGATGAAGAACAGTACTGTGCAAGAAAAGTGCATCCAAAGGGTTTTAAACCAGTTTTACTAAATGGTTTGCTTGATTTGAAGGTGGATTATGCCTTTAAGCAGTTGTTTGGAAGTGAAAAGAATAAGGAAATTACCATTGTTTTTCTCAATTCTATTTTGAAGCGGACAGGTGCTGATGGGATCAAGGATATTAAATTTGAGAATACCGAGATGGGTCGGGAGTATGAAGAAGACAAACTATCTATGTTAGATATTCTAGAAGAAGGTATTGAAAAAGGAATTGAAAATGGAATTTCTAAGGTCATTATGAATATGAGCAAAAATGGAGCATTTCTAGAAACTATTAGTCAATTAACAGTTATACCTATCGAGCAGATTGAGGGCCTTATTAATTTTATGAGTTAA
- the argJ gene encoding bifunctional glutamate N-acetyltransferase/amino-acid acetyltransferase ArgJ: MPMKRISYKNIASPKGFQATGIHCGLKHKKKDLALLISEVPASVAGVFTTNAIKAAPLLVTKDVVYQTGKMQAIIINAGNANACTGKQGMTDAYAMQKLTAEKFGIANNLVGVASTGVIGEIMKMEPVTNGIQQLEPIDELEGAISFSQAIMTTDTVTKNTSYQTIIDGKEVIIAGTAKGSGMIEPNMATMLGFITTDANIESSHLQTALTSITDITFNAITVDGDTSTNDMVIVMANGLAENKTLTPDHPDWEDFIQTLHAVAQDLAKMIAKDGEGATKLIEVEVKGAISNAEARKIAKTVVGSPLVKTAVFGNDANWGRIIAAVGYSGATLDPYAITIHIGVTKVVENGEPVPFSEKDLIVYLKQPEVKIFVDIHQGNGQGTAWGCDLTYDYVQINATYRS, translated from the coding sequence ATGCCCATGAAACGAATTTCATATAAAAACATTGCTTCACCAAAAGGCTTCCAAGCAACTGGCATTCATTGCGGCCTAAAGCACAAGAAAAAGGACCTCGCCCTTCTTATCAGTGAAGTACCAGCTAGCGTTGCAGGTGTTTTCACAACAAACGCCATCAAAGCCGCGCCACTTCTAGTCACAAAAGACGTCGTATACCAAACCGGCAAAATGCAAGCAATCATCATCAATGCTGGAAACGCCAATGCATGCACTGGAAAACAAGGGATGACTGACGCATACGCGATGCAAAAGTTAACAGCAGAAAAATTTGGAATCGCCAACAATTTAGTGGGTGTCGCTTCCACAGGCGTCATCGGCGAAATCATGAAAATGGAACCTGTAACAAATGGTATCCAACAATTAGAACCTATCGACGAGTTAGAAGGGGCTATTTCTTTCTCTCAAGCAATCATGACAACGGACACTGTAACGAAAAACACGTCTTATCAAACGATAATCGATGGAAAAGAGGTAATCATCGCAGGAACTGCAAAAGGCTCTGGAATGATTGAACCGAACATGGCGACGATGCTTGGATTTATTACAACAGACGCAAACATTGAGTCCAGCCATCTTCAAACGGCCCTAACATCCATCACTGACATAACATTCAACGCAATTACGGTTGACGGTGACACATCCACTAACGATATGGTGATCGTTATGGCAAACGGTTTGGCAGAAAATAAAACACTGACACCTGACCACCCAGATTGGGAAGATTTCATCCAAACACTCCACGCCGTAGCTCAAGATCTTGCTAAAATGATTGCAAAAGATGGAGAAGGCGCAACGAAATTAATTGAAGTGGAAGTAAAGGGAGCTATTTCCAATGCAGAAGCCCGCAAAATCGCGAAAACAGTCGTAGGCTCACCACTTGTGAAAACAGCCGTTTTTGGCAATGACGCGAATTGGGGCAGAATTATTGCAGCGGTCGGCTATAGCGGCGCAACCCTTGATCCATACGCAATCACAATTCATATTGGTGTAACAAAGGTTGTGGAAAATGGGGAACCAGTACCTTTCTCAGAAAAAGATTTAATCGTCTACTTAAAACAGCCAGAAGTTAAAATTTTTGTAGATATTCATCAAGGTAACGGCCAAGGAACTGCATGGGGGTGCGATTTGACATATGACTACGTTCAAATCAATGCAACATACCGCTCCTAA
- a CDS encoding acetylornithine transaminase, which yields MSTLFPNYARRPVHLVEGKGTIVTDNNGKEYLDFTSGIAVLSLGHAHPAIVEAIQRQSEKLWHTSNLFESPEQEKLASSLIKETHFAHAFFCNSGAEANEAAIKLARKHTGKHVIITFENSFHGRTFGAMSATGQEKVRNGFGPLLETFRTVPFNDIEKLGAAIDESVGAIMLEIIQGEGGVNQITPAFTRAIADICKSKGILLIVDEVQTGIGRTGTRYAFEQTVLQPDIITLAKGLGGGFPIGAMLGTSELHDTFGPGTHGTTFGGNPLAVAVAQAVLDNIFTNEFLFAINEKSSYFMDKLKEALPAYKIVGSGLILGIICPDEVAPYITQAEQAGLLLVAAGPNVIRLLPPLTVTTQEINQAINIIASILRVPSMLQVPGTRNII from the coding sequence ATGAGCACTTTATTCCCAAATTACGCACGCCGTCCGGTCCATTTAGTGGAAGGAAAAGGCACAATCGTAACGGATAACAATGGAAAAGAGTATCTCGATTTCACAAGTGGAATCGCCGTACTCAGCCTTGGCCATGCACATCCAGCGATAGTAGAAGCAATCCAGCGCCAAAGCGAAAAACTTTGGCACACATCAAATCTATTCGAAAGTCCAGAACAAGAAAAACTTGCTTCATCCCTAATAAAAGAGACGCATTTTGCTCACGCATTTTTCTGCAATAGTGGAGCAGAAGCGAATGAAGCAGCCATAAAGCTCGCACGCAAACATACCGGCAAGCATGTTATCATCACATTTGAAAACTCATTTCACGGTCGCACATTTGGAGCCATGTCCGCAACAGGCCAAGAAAAAGTACGCAACGGATTCGGCCCGCTTCTCGAAACCTTCCGAACTGTTCCATTCAATGATATCGAAAAATTAGGGGCAGCAATCGACGAGAGTGTAGGGGCAATCATGCTCGAAATTATCCAAGGAGAGGGAGGGGTCAACCAAATAACACCAGCATTCACACGAGCTATTGCTGATATATGCAAATCAAAAGGAATCCTACTAATCGTCGACGAAGTCCAAACAGGCATCGGCCGCACTGGAACCCGCTACGCATTCGAGCAAACCGTACTCCAACCAGACATCATAACGCTCGCAAAAGGACTTGGCGGTGGCTTTCCCATCGGCGCAATGCTTGGCACAAGTGAACTACATGACACATTCGGCCCAGGAACACACGGCACAACATTCGGCGGAAACCCACTAGCAGTCGCCGTCGCACAAGCAGTTCTAGATAATATATTCACTAACGAATTTTTATTCGCAATCAATGAAAAATCGTCTTACTTTATGGATAAACTAAAAGAAGCATTACCAGCATACAAAATCGTAGGATCCGGCTTAATACTCGGCATTATCTGTCCAGACGAAGTCGCTCCATACATAACTCAAGCCGAACAAGCCGGCCTACTACTAGTCGCCGCAGGACCAAACGTCATCCGTCTCCTGCCGCCACTAACCGTCACAACCCAAGAAATCAACCAAGCCATCAACATTATTGCAAGTATATTAAGGGTGCCGAGTATGTTACAGGTGCCAGGCACCCGTAACATTATATAG